ATTGTTCGGCAAACTTAGAAATGAAAGTACTGGAAGCATTTTGTATAAGGTTGTTGCATCCACTTCTAGTAGTTGCTCTGCGCTCTTAGTCAATGCGGTGAAAAATAGGCACCGTTTCTTCCGTTGCTTCAAATGTTATGGCCATCCGCATTTATAATTACCCCGCCCTATTAGATTTAATAGCCTGTTTCGTTAACATCTCTGGTTTATGGAATCTTTACCTAGGAGTTGAAATAGCATTTTTCGTGAAAAAATGGATCGGTGCATGTATAGACGACTTCAATGTCTTCATAGTTCCCTGTTCGCAGATGGTCATGCGTGCCCCGGATATAAGCGTAGTCTTGTATGGTCAAATTCTTTTAGTTGTACTTGCAACCAATGGCGTTCTTCCTGTAGAGTGTTTTGAACCTGTCAATTGCAATGAACATTTGCAATTATCTATAGAACCTAGCTATCAGCGGGTACTGCTCATGCAATTTTATGGTAATAAGATGGACACTTACTTTCTTATGTAGGAGGGTTTGTATGGTAGTTATTATGCGCTGCGTTTGTGGACGGCGCACTTCACAGATTTGTTGGTTCTTCGAAATGAGTAGATCTATGTTTGCCTCTCCCCTGTAACATTTTCTTGTTTAACTCATATAATTTTGGTGCAATGCAAGCATGACATGAGTTGTAGAAATTTTACCAAGCATGCAGTGAAGCAGCATCCTCCCCTTGTGGATATAAGTTGGTAAATGTTAAACAGGTTGTTTCAAGTGAAAACCCTACATAATTAGAATAGGCAATTGTTTCAGCTGCACAATTTTGTGGGATGGTACTTAATCTGTAAATTCCATGACGATTAAGAGTAATTACCCTTTTCATAAGACATCCTTAGAGCCGTGAATCCAATAACTGGAAAGGATGGTGCCATGGATTGGAGAGCTCTGTATGCGTTAATGGTGGCTCTCCCAAATTGTTACTATCATGACCGTTCGAACTACATTACAAAACAATATGATAGGTGAGCCAtggtgttaatttttatttgtatgttTATGCTATGGATGAAGTTTTGTACCTGTGATCAATGATGATAACCTCGCAGGCCTCTCGTGGCCGGCCACTGTGTGTCGGTACTTGGTATTTTGAACTCACATATACAACAATTCCCAAGACATCTATAGTTTTATTGTTAGTTAGTTTGAAATAGAACAATAACAAATGTTGATCCATTTCATAAGAAATACTAAATTTTCAGACTAAGAAATATTTAGTGATGTCTCACCGTATCGATGACCAAGTGACAATTCCCTTGGGATAGATGCGAGTAAGATGTATTCAGGTAAACATGTGGAATCAGGTCCATAAATAGGCTGAATGGTTGTCTAGACTGGCTGTCCATAAATATTCAGGTAAGATCTTACTGTTAAAGTAAATGTGATAGACTGGCTGTTCTGGAGTTACATAGGTCGGAACAGTTAACACATCCACCTCCGCATTGTTTATTACATATTCCATTCCATCGTCTACAGCATCCTGAAAGATTTCTAGGTCTTCATTGTATAATATAGTTTTAAGTGTAGCTCCCTGCAGTAGGTGAAGCTTTAAATACTTAACATGAAAAATATAACAACAGTACGTTTTGGAAGATTATGATTAATAGATAAGACAACGCATAGTGCATCAAAAATCTAAATATTTAGATCCATCCCTAACAGTGATCCGTCTAAATAAACATACTTTAACCCCAAATATTTACGAATTTTGTAAAACCTACCTCTTCGTCTTCAAATGTAATCACTTGGGATTCCAAGCTGCTCTTTTCTGATGAAGTATGGAAATTCGTTTTGTCGATGACCTTGACCTTAATGGAATGTGGAGTTTTTTTACCTGCAATCTCCCTGGCAAGCTTCCTCATAGGTTTCATGGTGACCTTCACAATTAGTATTAATATATTAGCGTCTTATTCAAACAGGTTATATATGTAATGTAAACGAATttaaaatacaactttggaaaaGATGGATAGTATGTAAAGAACTTAAACTTACAGTGGTAGTTGATGAAGTGTTGTTAGCATAGAGTATAGAACAGTTGTAGTTATAGGAGTTTATGTTGCTTGTAATATTGGTTTAGATATCATGGCAATGATTGATTGTCTTACACACAAAGTACTTTAAATGTATGGCAAGGGTTACTCAGCACTGAAAAATAATAACTCTGACAGCTGCCTATGTGGTAATATTTGATATTTTCTAATTGTGTTGTCATGTCCATGGGTAGTTAACCTGCAATCAGTAAAGATATTTTTTCAATTGCTTGATTTGTGGTCTGCTGTTCAGTATAGTCATTTTCACAGTTCCTTTCATATGGTGTTTTTTGGGTTCTAATTCTGTGGGATGCAATTATTCTAAGTTAAAGTTATGTGCAGCTCAATTTATGATTTTAAATGTGCTAATTTCTGTGATTCTTGTATATGTTAGATGGATTATTCTTGGTATACTGGCTAATACTGATCTTGCAATTTTGCACCTTGCACATCATATAAGCAGCTCAATATCAGCCTATGAACTCACAAACATAGGTGTATCAGAACGGTTTGTTTTTTTTGCAGTGTTTGCCGTAAAGAAGCTTGGTAATCTTCATAGTTGTAAACACATTTAACAGAATTTAGTACAAATTAAGAGGACCTGTTATGGTCTATAATACTCGGGTAATCCGATAAATAAGCGGCAAAGAGTAGCTGTAAGTATTGATGGCGTTTTATGATGAGTACATATTTCGAGGCTCACTTATGTGGACAACTGATTACAAATGAAACATTGTTGTACTAAGGCACCATGTTTGGCAGCTATGTTAACCACTCTTTATTCTGGCATGAGAACATGCATACGTTAACAAAATAGTTGTCGCCTCAGTTCTTGCCTCCTAAAATCTTCAAAATGTTTACCATCTACCCTTGCCGCCATGCAGTTTACTCAAGTGAAAGCTGTTTGAGTACCCACTTGAGCACTCCGTTCCTTGAGAGAGCCGGTGCTGGCCCTACCTGAATGTAGAATTTGCTGTTTCGAATTCTACTTTCAGCATCTGTTAGGCATTTGTCACGAACCTGCGTAGATGTTTTCATGTATCAGTATAAGAGTATGGTTTTAAATCTGACCAATGAGGCGTGGAATCAGCATAGCCGTATGCACCGTAAGTTTTACTTTTAAAATATGTAAATCCTTTTCGTGTTCTTATACCCCTTCCAATAATTCTTTGAGCATAGACTTAGTTTTGAAACTTACTTCTAGATCCATTGTATAGAATTCACTGGCCTTTTTTTGCAATAGTTTTTCAGCATCATTGGTGAATGCAGTGAACATGTAAGAGCCTGTTTCGTCAATGGCTTCAAAAGTGATGTTCATCCTATATACAACCCCAAAAATATGTTGTTAGAAAGTTTTTCTATGGTTATTGATATTGTTCCTGAATAACTATAAACTATATGGGCACCTGGGTAAAGAGGTTACTGCTGCTCTTTTGCAGGTAGTACAAGTATACTCGACATTGATTTCTTTCTTGCTTCCTGTTCCACAGTGGATACATCCAAGGTAGAAGCGCACATCCTTTCGATCGAATTCAGGACTTGATACATGAAGCCAGTGCCGCTCTTCTTGTAGTGTATCAGCAGCCTGTGAATCTAATATCAGTTTCAACAGTTCCACGTCTAACCATTTAAATCTGGCCGCCATTGGATAATAATTAAGGTAATTGTGTGCTTCCATGGCCATGATATAAATGGTGGCAAGGTTTGCTTAGTTGGCTAGGTAAATGATTGTTGGTCGCATTGTATATTTACATTTGACCATATTTTCGATTAATCGATGTTTAATTTGAAACTTTTATGTATAACTCACTTTGACATTTTACAAGCATCTCATTAAGTGGGTCTGTGTAAGACCATTGAAATTGGGCCATCAATATGTGATTTGGGAATTGTGTACCTTTTTAGTGCGTATTTTCCTTGTTGTAGTTGTCACTCGTGTGGTTGCTGGAGCACGAATATCTAACACTTGACAGTGCTTAGCAGAGATTGTTGTCTTATTTGCTGCAGCCCTAATAACATGCAGAAGTAGTGAAGTTAGTTTCCAAGAAATATTAGTTGTGGGGTGTCTTTGTTAAAGGAGGGTCTTTGGCGGTGTGTTGTTGTGTGGAGAACGGGAGGGGGCCAGCCTTGGTTGGTGGTCCTGCAGTTCAAAGAAGGTAAAGACGTTTCTTACCAAGCACGAAGCATATCCGCTTTTTCCCCTTCTGGATTTATCTTCACAAATGTTGATGATGTAGTGGATAGTGAGAAACCTAGCATGGCAGTTCATATCTTATAAGCCAATGCTGGTCAATTTAAGCAAAACAAAATCCCCGGTAGGATGTTGTACCTTTATGATAGGACGGCTTTAGAGAGGTTACACCAATGATTGGGAATGATTCAGCTACTTCTTGTAGTTGCTGCCCTTCTCTGGTGGCCAGCTCCGCCCACGCTGTTATGATCAGTGGGTGTTCCGTACTACAACAGTGTAAGTAATATAGTCATAAACACATGTACTTACTATGTAAAAGAGCACATAGATTTTGGTTAGTTGTGGTTCTTGTGTTCTTACCTATGATCAATAATGATCCATTCACGGACATCCAAAGGTAGCCCACTTGGGCGTGGTACCTGGCGCAGCGGCTCCACATAGATAAGTACGCCAACTACATCTACACATTATCAAACAAGGCAACCTTGTAAGACTAAGCAGTATCTAATTTAACAGCATGCAGAAGAGGTTAATTTGGGCGTAGCATGAACACAATATCAGATTAGCCTGAATACAATTTCAGATTTGATTTTTATTGCTAACCATATCTGTCATCAGTTGTGTTGGTTCTTGGTATGGCAGCAATGGTGACGTACTCCGGACCAATAGGAGGTTTGGACCCTTCAACAGCTTTGATAATGGTATCAGAACCAAAGCTAAGCTGAAAAGGATGGTCATCAGCAGTCAATCGATATTTCTCAGGCATTGGCCTTATCTTTGCATTGGAGATGTCATATTCCACTTTACTTTGTATGATATTTTCATAAGCGCCAATGTCATCATTGTAGAGGATAGTTTTTATCTTGCTGCCCTGTATTTAATGTAGAAGAAATAAGCAATTAGGTAATAGTATCTGAACTTGCAATCAACACCCGCCTTATAAACATCGAAAGTGCAAAAAAGTATTTGTTGTAAACAACAATTATTGTCAAAGATTCACAGTTAACACGCCCATCTGATTGCTGCAGTCATTATATTCTATGAAAACAGATTACAGGCTATTAACCACAATAACATTCAAGATGAGAGGGCCATGGGTCTCTAGATTGCACCCAAACTGCAAACTGTTAATCTTTGGGTGGTGTTGGTTGGCTTGCAGGGATTTAGTTTGGCTCACTCGTACGTCTATGTTCTAATTGAGCCTCATGCTTGGTGTTCTAGGACAACATTTCAGTATGGTAAGTGGCACAAGACGAAGTTTGGGTTCATTATTTGGCTACGATTATTTCTAACTTAGGTCAGCTACCTCAATTAACTGGCACCTGACTGTATAGAGGTCAAGGAATTTAGATCACCCCAAACGTATCCTGTAATTATTTTGCAGGTGCCACATAAAGACTGGAATTCAGCTATTCTAACATTATGTACTCATAAATGCATATTATATCAACCAAATGAAATTAAATTTCTGAATTACCTCTTCATCTTGAAAAACAATCCTCTGGTAATGTGATGACCTCTTGTTGGGTGAATATTGTGTATTTCCCTTGTCAATAACCATCAGTCGAATAGTATGCGGGCCGACTTTATCATCTAGGTCCTTCACAAGTTTTTTCTCAGGTTTCATGGATGCTGCAAAATATGGCTTAACAATTGTTTGATAAAGATTTCAGAGTATTCCCTATACCAACTCTCAAGACTATAAATAAGTATTTATCAGTTACTTAGACCGTGTCAGtacaattgaaattgaaagagTAGTTTACCCTTTTTTTCTTTGACGCGAAGGAGCACGTTTAGTCAAGAAGTTGTGATGGCTGGAAAAAGTACTTGATTGTTGATGTGCAGTCCTGTCCTTTCCCGCCTGATTGCTTATTGTGTAGCTATTTTAGGAGTGTTTGGGCATGCTCTGGTTCGTAAATCGATTCTTTGAATCATGCCATTGTAAGGTTAACAGTGAAACTTGACAACTCCCTCTTGTCATCTCTCCCATGCTTTCCACTGAATTTATCTCTTTTTTGGTGTTGCCTGGTACACCCTAGTCCTGTATAGtcttttttgggtttttttttattctttttataTGTACTTTGGTTGTCCTTGAGCTAGTATACTTTCCTCTTTTTTAAGACACTTGTTAGGTTTACCAAGTCAATTAGTTGTTTAAATATTACATTTGCGTGTATTTTCCGCCAAAAAAAAAGTAAGTATAATCCCGTGCAACTTTAAAGACTATTCATACATGATTGGTAGGTCGAAATCCGGTGTTTTTCTTAAATACATGGCTAAACCTTCGCAAGTGTAAATTTGCGACAATAAGCCCTTTGCTATTAAATGATTCTCATAGTTGTACAAACGGATAGCCATATATTTGGCCTTGAAGTTTCTTGTTGTTGCCTAGGTTTGACTTCATTTAATCCAAATGTACTCTAAAATTGTTTGgatattgtataatttaaacaatgACCTTAAACACATAATTGTGATTAATCATTATAGATTTTTAGGAGCccattttctctccatttcctcaaaaGAATTGGAGAGAGAAGTATTTATTAATAGCCCAAATCGCATATTAGCAATAGCAGTTGGTTAAAAATTTACGCACAAACATACAAGAAAATGAGGGTGTAAGAAGCAATTTTTATTTTAAGAGATTGTGCGAGGAAATGGATCGAAAGGAAATAGAGATTATCCATTTCCGAACTCAAGTGTTTTGAAATTTTGAGTGTGAAATGACAAGTCTATTAAGGCTTTTAAATGAGAGAACCAAGTACAACCTAGGTGACGGGCTATAGTCAATTTCTTTATCACTTTGGTTATTTAATTTGTTGTAAAggaatatccattttctattttattattaaatcaaTTCTAATTCAGATGTTAACCAAGAATCAAGAGTATCGGCTTTAGTAATGGCGCGCTATTAGACATGAGCGTTTTTAAAATTCTGAAGGGGAAATTGTTATATGAGTTGTATACAAATATGTTTTGGTCATCCTTAAACCATTGAAGTAACAACACTTTATATTGTTAGCACAATTCCCAAAATTTTGAGGGCGGGAATCGTTTGCGTAGAACAAAAAATGGCTCGAATGTTTCGAGATAATAACACTCTATCTCATAACACGTTCCAAGTGATCTTTATCAAGGGTGAAGAATATCCATGACTAAACATGCAAAACTGCTATAAGTAATGCAAGCAATTTCAAATAGAAACCTTGTTTGTTGAGAACAAAATACATCCTACATGATTGGCTCACAATATTTCTATTGAGCTTAACTGAGCTAGCAATCTCTACAAAGCAACCAAGCACAGTTTTCTAAAGACAGTCGATCACTTGTTCTTGTTTGATTTGCATCCCCCCAAAATACACAGTTATCAAAAACATGTTGGCAGCCATATTGATTTCTTTACATTATATGAATAGTATTTTGTAATTGTGGATTCAATTCTGCACTTCCCAGGGATTTGGGCATGCTGAACTGATTTCCTGTAAGACGGCAAAATTTAGAACATTAGCTTTGCACGCCTGACGACGTGTAACGTAAATATCTAGAAGCAGCTAATTTCTTAAATACATAGGTTTGTATGTATTACCCGGAAGGCTTAGCGAATCCCACCCCCTCGCAAAGACACCTCAAAGGACACGACATTCTTCACTAAATTTCCTTTTTTATCATCAGCCGTTGGATTGTGGAGAACCTTCAATTCCTGAGAAGATCTAGCGCGGGACAAGGCCACATATAATTGGCCGTGTGAAAAACAAGGTTTTGGCAGATAAACTCCAGCACGCTGCAATGTTTGTCCCTGAGCCTTGTTTATTGTCATTGCAAAACTTAGCTTTATGGGAAACTGTTTTCTCTGGAAATGAATAGGAAATTTTGAACTTTTGGAGGGTTTAAGGGTTATTCTTGGAAGGAAGACACGTTCGCCTGTGTAAAAACCAGTTGATATCTCACACTCAATCATGTTTGGGAAAAAACGCTTGCAAATTAGTCGTGTACCGTTGCACAGGCCTGCTGCAGGGTCTAGGTTGCGTAATAATATTACTGGCGAGTTTTCCTTGACTACCAACTCATGAGGCGTCATTCCAGGCGGACACAGCGAGTTTAAAAACTCTGCGGGATATACATTCGAATTGTCATCAATCACGCTGTCAAAACTCTTGTAAATATGGCTGTTGCCAGGGAACTTTTCAATCAAGATTTTGTTGATGGAATCAACATCATTGTTTCTTGGTGTCAATATGGCCCGCTCAGTAAAAATATCCGTACTGAATTGGTTCCCTCGAATTTCTGGGAATACAGCATCAATCAGTAGCTCTTCAGGTTGTTTTTCTGCATCTGCTTTCAATATCAGTTCCTCCGGAAGCTCAACCATCCCTTTTTCTGAACTTTGCAGTTCTCCATTACCTAGTTTCAGTAAGAACTCTGAAAATTTAGGATCCGCCCTGGCTCTAATGTTCTCAGTGAGGCTAAATTTTGTCAATTGCGGCCACAGAGCTGAACTGACTATGCTAGCATCCACAGCCTCCTGCTGCGTGCGTCGTGGAAGAACTGGTAGGACTTGTCGGAAATCACCACCAAAAACAATAACCTTTCCTCCGAATAACTCAGAACTACTGCACACATCTTTTAATAGCATATCCACAGCCtcaatattttgtttttttgccATCGAGGCTTCATCCCAGATAAACAATGATGTCTCCCTTAGCAGGCATGCTAAACTACTTTGTTTTGACACATCACAGGTCAAAGTTTCATCAGTATCCAGGGGAATTTTAAATCTTGAATGAGTTGTCCTGCCAGTTGGTAAGTTTGAAGCGGCTATTCCGGAACTTGCTGTCGGCAAACATATCTTACCCATTGATCGTACCTTTGCATACAATGCCCCGTACAAAAATGTCTTTCCTGTTCCACCTGGGCCGTCAATGAAGAAGGCTCCGGCTTTGCCAGTTTTTACGTGATGCATTATAGTCTTATAAGCAGTTCGTTGTTGAGTATTGAGCTCTTTCCTGGAAGCTAATTGTAGGAGAGGGACCGGAGCATTCAAAGCATCACTGATATCTCTTGTGCTTTGCACAACTGTTTCCTGTATAATATGTAGGTGAGCCAAATTAAAATGTGCAAAGCTCTTACCCATTCCCTCCAAAAACTGCTCCACTTTCCCAGCAGTTAACTGTAAAATTTTTGCCTCTTCCCCTGGGAATTGCTTTGCAAAATCCTCCGAAAGGGCTGGGTAAAATTGGTCCCAAAATTCTGCGGGGTTGTTCGGAGAACTGAAGATCAGTATAGTTGCAAACAGACGACGGAGCGCGTGAGGCATTTCTACCTTTACAGCCTCGTCCATGCATTTTTCAACTGCATTGTCTTGCTCAAGTATCCCTCTTTTTAATGCCGCTTCCTGATACGTTGCACAACAAACACCGTCTACTGTTTGCAGATCTTCAAATGACTTTGGCCCTCTTACATGTGCCAGCAACAATCTCAGATAATACCGTTCACCTTCTCCAGGTGATGCGTGCGCCACTCTGCCAATGACTACACCAGAGTTCCTTTTTTTCCAGCTTTTCTTTTTGCCTATCCACACAAAATGCTCTGGGAACTCACCATACAGATATTTTTCCCCTTCAGGTAGTGCTGCACTTGTCTTAAAAAATTCGGTAAGCATAGTTTTAGTCCTCTGTTCATCAGCTGCGACCGTTGCTAGTTCTTCGTTGTCTGTGAACCTGATGAGCTGGCTATTTGGGGTATGGACTGGCAGAGGATGAACAGGTGGGTAGATGTCGAAAAGGTTGAACCCAAAAATTCTCCAAGCAGCTTCTGGGGGTGATACCCATCTACCAGACTGATACTTGTGAATCTCATCAACCACCGGAGCCACACCTCCAGCTTCAACGTTGAATAAGATTCGATCATGAcctttatatacatatttatataaatacttCACTGCATTGATGGTTGAGCAAACCTCTACATTCAAGTGGCAATCAAACATGGCAAGTAGGTAAGGGTTGTAAGGAACAACTGATCTATTATCCATTTCAACTTTCCTCACTAAAACTGTTTGACCAGTATCACGCCTTCTATATAACGGATAGCAGTCTGTCCCATTTGTTGTGAAGTTTCGTAAAATTTTGGGGTAGGCTTTGCTACACTCTCTTTTCCCATTTTTTGTTATCATACAGGCGCACTTTGGAAAATCAACACCACATGGACCATGCATCATATGTTTGATTACAGCTGCCCTTAGATGAGGATTCTCAGTTGTAGGAATTTCCGCTGAAACATATTGATCGAACTTCTCTGGTGATGTTACTTTAAAACCTGGTTTCAGTATTACCAAGAAATGTGCATGTGGTAGGCCACGTTTTTGGAACTCAACAACATGAATCATGGCTGCAACTTCgccaaatattttcttttccttgATCAGCTTTCTTAGCAACGTCAACTTCGCATGGAAGATGCGAGCGACCAGGTCTGGCCTATTGTGCGCTTGTTCACCAGGTGCTAATTCGCCTTGATCTCGCCAATTAGGATTACACGTCATAGTTATGAATAGATCCGGCTTCCCATATTTTTGGACGAGAGACATTGCATTCAAATACCTTCTACGCATATCCCTAGGACCCCCTATGAATGACGGTGGTAGAACAATTCTTTTCCCAACATTACACGCATTGTTCTCCCCAAGTTCTAGCGTGTCAAGGATTCCTTGATACAGATCTGCCCGAATGGTTTCCTGGTTTAAGCGGAGAAAGTCCAACCTTGTATTTTCAATCTTCACGTACATGTCGACAATGAATTGTTGGAACAGCCTGCCTCCTCTAAGAAGTACGTTACCAGGTCGGATCTGAAATTTGTACGCATAGTACTCTCTACAGGATATTCGCTTGTCAGCTCTTGTGCGCCTCCTAGCAGCATCTAGCAATGGTAAATTTACTTATAAATATTCATAGCACACTTGCAGAACTTATAGAAAATCAAAAACCcctattaaaaaaaaaacttacttGCCACTTCTAATTGTATGAGCGTTTCAGGCTCCTCAGTTGTCATTGCGGATAGTGGGAAAGAAGAACTGCCCTCGCCTTCAAAGGAAGGACTTGATTGTTTCTTTAATCCCTGATGCCATCCACAATCCCCCCTTGGCAATAGTAGTGGATACTGTAATGGGTCATAGCATCCATAATAATGCTTGATTGTATGCGTGTGTGCACCCTTTCCATATGCAATGATATGAGGGCCTTCATTTCCTTGCATAGCTGTGTTGTCCGGCCAAACAAGCGCAACTTCATCAGATGTGGGTGCATTATACACGCGTTGGTCATGACTGGGTGCGAGTAGTAAGTACTATCCTTGTATCCTGAGCTACCTCCACCTCCTTCAAAGATCTAAAGAATTTGCCATATGGATTATCATCCATAAGTCCCATAAGAAGGGTCACAATTTGTTCATTCAGATCATTAGGGAACAACCGCATCCGATTTTCCTTTTCGTACTGGCCGTCATAAAAGTATAACTGCAGGTATCTAGGAATACTATCCATAGGTATTAAATCCGGCAAAAAATGATACACTTGCCCTTGTGCCTTGAAAACATAAATTCCCTTGTGATAATCTGAATCAAAGTGACCTCCTAAAGAAATGAAAGCGAAGAGGTTGTTATACAACCTCGAATATGTCTGGAATTCCTCGGATTCACTATCTCTAGCAGTATAAAGACGAATCAGTTCTTCTGGGTATTCATTAAAAGCCAACTTGATATCACCATTGCAACAACACAACCCCTTTGCTTCATATTCAAACTTCTTTCCTCCACAGTGTACACAGTAGGTGGGTGTTTTTAATTTACTTGCCTCTGATGGCACTGGCTTCCCCCCAACTGCATCCGGAATTTCTATTCAAAAGCCCAAGTTAAATTTGTAGTCTAATAATTTATCATATATTTGCAATGTTAGTAATCGGATAACTCTGGTATAAAAATTCTGATATTATTTAATAGTTCATTAAGGAACATTACTCTTTTTTCTTTGGCGCTTCCGTTTGGCCGTTGATTCTGTGTTCTGTATAGGTTGCTGTACAGGTGGCGTCATC
Above is a window of Silene latifolia isolate original U9 population unplaced genomic scaffold, ASM4854445v1 scaffold_506, whole genome shotgun sequence DNA encoding:
- the LOC141639652 gene encoding replication protein A 70 kDa DNA-binding subunit B-like isoform X4, which gives rise to MESSEVIGDVNTGRAATNVKRKRRAGKQQADTTSHSHQQAASQTYKSRRLAQTEQPPIEQTLTGNQRRRQKKNGNAPQAEGQATTQPYSSRRMTPPVQQPIQNTESTAKRKRQRKKTSMKPEKKLVKDLDDKVGPHTIRLMVIDKGNTQYSPNKRSSHYQRIVFQDEEGSKIKTILYNDDIGAYENIIQSKVEYDISNAKIRPMPEKYRLTADDHPFQLSFGSDTIIKAVEGSKPPIGPEYVTIAAIPRTNTTDDRYDVVGVLIYVEPLRQVPRPSGLPLDVREWIIIDHSTEHPLIITAWAELATREGQQLQEVAESFPIIGVTSLKPSYHKGFSLSTTSSTFVKINPEGEKADMLRAWAAANKTTISAKHCQVLDIRAPATTRVTTTTRKIRTKKVTMKPMRKLAREIAGKKTPHSIKVKVIDKTNFHTSSEKSSLESQVITFEDEEVGFTKFVNIWG
- the LOC141639652 gene encoding replication protein A 70 kDa DNA-binding subunit B-like isoform X1, whose product is MESSEVIGDVNTGRAATNVKRKRRAGKQQADTTSHSHQQAASQTYKSRRLAQTEQPPIEQTLTGNQRRRQKKNGNAPQAEGQATTQPYSSRRMTPPVQQPIQNTESTAKRKRQRKKTSMKPEKKLVKDLDDKVGPHTIRLMVIDKGNTQYSPNKRSSHYQRIVFQDEEGSKIKTILYNDDIGAYENIIQSKVEYDISNAKIRPMPEKYRLTADDHPFQLSFGSDTIIKAVEGSKPPIGPEYVTIAAIPRTNTTDDRYDVVGVLIYVEPLRQVPRPSGLPLDVREWIIIDHSTEHPLIITAWAELATREGQQLQEVAESFPIIGVTSLKPSYHKGFSLSTTSSTFVKINPEGEKADMLRAWAAANKTTISAKHCQVLDIRAPATTRVTTTTRKIRTKKAADTLQEERHWLHVSSPEFDRKDVRFYLGCIHCGTGSKKEINVEYTCTTCKRAAVTSLPRMNITFEAIDETGSYMFTAFTNDAEKLLQKKASEFYTMDLEVRDKCLTDAESRIRNSKFYIQVGPAPALSRNGVLKWVLKQLSLE
- the LOC141639652 gene encoding replication protein A 70 kDa DNA-binding subunit B-like isoform X3, whose amino-acid sequence is MNSTCKGVCCLGSSIYVYFDSSNKFSSFLNKPEVKFYLRLKPSSFFLLFYVQNLIFVCAVLAGQTLEQHLGQLGPEDLDDKVGPHTIRLMVIDKGNTQYSPNKRSSHYQRIVFQDEEGSKIKTILYNDDIGAYENIIQSKVEYDISNAKIRPMPEKYRLTADDHPFQLSFGSDTIIKAVEGSKPPIGPEYVTIAAIPRTNTTDDRYDVVGVLIYVEPLRQVPRPSGLPLDVREWIIIDHSTEHPLIITAWAELATREGQQLQEVAESFPIIGVTSLKPSYHKGFSLSTTSSTFVKINPEGEKADMLRAWAAANKTTISAKHCQVLDIRAPATTRVTTTTRKIRTKKAADTLQEERHWLHVSSPEFDRKDVRFYLGCIHCGTGSKKEINVEYTCTTCKRAAVTSLPRMNITFEAIDETGSYMFTAFTNDAEKLLQKKASEFYTMDLEVRDKCLTDAESRIRNSKFYIQVGPAPALSRNGVLKWVLKQLSLE
- the LOC141639652 gene encoding replication protein A 70 kDa DNA-binding subunit B-like isoform X2 translates to MNSTCKGVCCLGSSIYVYFDSSNKFSSFLNKPEVKFYLRLKPSSFFLLFYVQNLIFVCAVLAGQTLEQHLGQLGPEPYFAASMKPEKKLVKDLDDKVGPHTIRLMVIDKGNTQYSPNKRSSHYQRIVFQDEEGSKIKTILYNDDIGAYENIIQSKVEYDISNAKIRPMPEKYRLTADDHPFQLSFGSDTIIKAVEGSKPPIGPEYVTIAAIPRTNTTDDRYDVVGVLIYVEPLRQVPRPSGLPLDVREWIIIDHSTEHPLIITAWAELATREGQQLQEVAESFPIIGVTSLKPSYHKGFSLSTTSSTFVKINPEGEKADMLRAWAAANKTTISAKHCQVLDIRAPATTRVTTTTRKIRTKKAADTLQEERHWLHVSSPEFDRKDVRFYLGCIHCGTGSKKEINVEYTCTTCKRAAVTSLPRMNITFEAIDETGSYMFTAFTNDAEKLLQKKASEFYTMDLEVRDKCLTDAESRIRNSKFYIQVGPAPALSRNGVLKWVLKQLSLE
- the LOC141639652 gene encoding replication protein A 70 kDa DNA-binding subunit B-like isoform X5, translating into MESSEVIASMKPEKKLVKDLDDKVGPHTIRLMVIDKGNTQYSPNKRSSHYQRIVFQDEEGSKIKTILYNDDIGAYENIIQSKVEYDISNAKIRPMPEKYRLTADDHPFQLSFGSDTIIKAVEGSKPPIGPEYVTIAAIPRTNTTDDRYDVVGVLIYVEPLRQVPRPSGLPLDVREWIIIDHSTEHPLIITAWAELATREGQQLQEVAESFPIIGVTSLKPSYHKGFSLSTTSSTFVKINPEGEKADMLRAWAAANKTTISAKHCQVLDIRAPATTRVTTTTRKIRTKKAADTLQEERHWLHVSSPEFDRKDVRFYLGCIHCGTGSKKEINVEYTCTTCKRAAVTSLPRMNITFEAIDETGSYMFTAFTNDAEKLLQKKASEFYTMDLEVRDKCLTDAESRIRNSKFYIQVGPAPALSRNGVLKWVLKQLSLE